Below is a genomic region from Candidatus Zixiibacteriota bacterium.
AGGTATTCCTGGCGGGCACCAATACCCATGTCCCATGCTCCCTTCGGTGACATGAAACATGAGGCATCGATTCCTCCGCGCCCCGCAACCAAGCCCGCTTGGGTTACCTTTAATGTGAGTCACTTCGAAGGACCCCGCGGGAAATATAACGGATTGACTTCGGGAGGCAGTGTGCTGATACTGTTAGTTTTGAATCCTTTGGGGACTGGAGCCGATGGTCAACAGCATGACAGGATTCGGGCGGGGGGAGGTGGCGCGCGACGGCTTCAAGGCGACCTTCGAGCTGTCGTCGGTCAACAGCCGCTACCTTGAGGTCTCGTTGCGCCTGCCGCGCTGGCTGTTGGCGTTGGAGGCGCCGTTGCGTGCGATCGTTGATGCCCGGTTGTCGCGCGGCAAGGTATACGGGCAGCTGAGTTGGGAACGTACCGAATGGGCGCCGACGCAGACGTTCAATGAACCGCTTGCCGATTGGTACATCGAGACTCTGAAGGGTCTGGCCGCGCGTCATCAGATGTCCGCGGAATTCTCCGTCGGGGCGCTGGTGGGGCTTTCCGATCTGTGGTCGGTCCGGAACGAATCTCCCGACGAGCAGATTGAAGCGCTTCTGCGCGAGGCGCTGACGTCGGCGCTGGACCAATTGCAGCGCTCGCGGGAGTCGGAGGGGCAGGCGCTGGCGGCCGACCTGACGCAGCGCCTGGCACGCGTCGATGAACTGCTGGGTCAGATCCGTGCGCGGGCAGCAGAGGTGCCGCAGGCACTGCGTGAAAAGCTGACCGCCCGGGTGACGGAGTTGTTCGGCAACGGTGGGTACGATCCGCAGCGTTTGGCTCAGGAAGTCGCGTACATGGCGGAGCGCGCCGACATCACCGAGGAATGCGTCCGTCTGGATGTGCACGTGCGGCAGTTCAAGACCACGCTGGCGGGCCGTGAAGCGGCGGGACGGCGGCTCAATTTCCTGACTCAGGAAATGAACCGTGAAGCCAACACGATCGGATCCAAATCGGCCTCCTGGGAGCTTTCGACTCTGGTCGTTGAGTTGAAGGAGGAGCTGGAGCGCATCCGCGAGCAGGTGCAGAACATTGAGTGACGGCACCCGTTCGGACGAGGCAGGGACTGGTCGCCATCATGAAGTCGCGCTGGATCGGTACAGGGCTTCTGGTGGTGATCTCGGCGCCATCCGGGGGCGGGAAGACGACCGTCATCCGGGCGCTGCGCCACAGGCGTCCGGAGTTCTGGTACTCGGTTTCGGTGACAACGCGCCCGCGCCGTCGCGGGGAACGCGACGGGGTGCATTATCACTTTATCACGCCCGCGCAGTTTGCCGCGCTGAGGTCTCGTCGGGCCCTCGTGGAGTGGGCGCGCGTCCATGATCATCATTATGGTACGCCACGTGCCAATCTGGAGCGGGCCCGTCGTGCCGGACGCGTGTTGCTGTTCGATATCGACGTCCAAGGGGCGGCATCGCTGCGCCGCAGCGATCCGGACATGGTCTCCATCTTTCTGCGGCCGCCGTCGTTCGCGGAGCTTCGTCGGCGTCTGTTGGGCCGGCGATCCGAAGGAACAGGCGAGCGCGCCCGGCGGTTGGTGACTGCGAGGAGGGAATTGGCACGTGCCGATGAGTACGACTACATCGTGACCAACGAGCACGTGCCTCAGTGCGTTTCCGACTGCGAAGCGATCATCCGCGCGGAACTTCTCCGTCGGGAACGGCGTAAGAGTCTGGTCTGATTGGGATCGCTCCAATAACCCATGAACGGAACCTGATGAGGTGAATACGCCGATGACAATTGATCTGACCACGCACACGGAGACGGACGCTGAGCCGGTGGCTGATCCGCAGAGTTTCGCCCCTGCGCCGGTTCGCGTTGAGCGATCGCGCATCCATCACGGACGCTCGCACCGGGCGCCCCTGATTTCTCTGGAGAACGTGCGACAGCACGCGCGCAATCGATACGAAGGGGTGCTGATCGCCGCCGCCCGGGCACGTCAACTCAATGCCAAGAAGGTCGCTCTGGAGGAGCGTGGCATGGAGGAGGCGCTGGAGCTCAAGCGCATGAAGATGACATCCCATGCTCTGCAAGAGTTGATGGGCGGCAAGATCGAAGTCCAGCGCCGCGAAGAGGGCCTCTAATGGTATCCGGGGCCGACCCCGGAGGTTCACCCGTGGCCGTTATCGGATCGAATCCGACATGCTAACTGTCTAATAATCTTGATGTTAGAACAGGGATCGGCTCGGAAGTTGACAACTCCGGCCGATTTTCCTTGTTTGGACGGTAGTGAATTTGGCAGATATGCCGACTTCGTGGTTCGGGGCACCGCCAATCCCGCCGGAACCACGTAGATGACTGTGCGTTACAGCGAGGCGAGGCGTTGTTTCTGAGACGGGAGATGTAATTCCAAGATGGCCAAGAAGTTAGTCGTAGTCGAGTCGCCCGCCAAGACGCGGACGTTGCAGAAGTTCCTCGGTGGCGGGTATTCGGTGACCGCCACCATGGGCCATCTGGTGGACCTTCCGTCCAAGCGTATCGGAGTCGACATCGACAACGATTTCCAGCCCGAATATGTCAACATCGAGGGAAAGGATAAGATCGTCCGCGCCCTTTCCCAGGAAGCGAAGAAGGCGGAAATCATATACCTCGCCCCCGACCCGGATCGGGAGGGGGAGGCAATTGCCTGGCATGTCGCCCGTCTTCTTAAGGGCATGAGGGCCAAGATCAAGCGGGCGTCCTTTAATGAGATAACCAAGTCAGCCGTCACTACGGCCTTGGCGGAGGCCGGTGAGATCGACAAGCACAAGGTGGACGCCCAGCAGGCCCGTCGTGTGCTCGATCGCCTGGTCGGGTATCAGATCAGTCCTTTCCTGTGGAAGACTGTTTGTCGCGGCCTCTCTGCCGGGCGCGTCCAGTCTGTCGCGTTGCGGCTGGTTTGCGAACGGGAAGCGTTGATTCGGGCTTTCGTTCCCCAGGAATACTGGACTATCGACGTCGAGCTCTACAAACAGAAGGACAAGAAGAAGTCGACATTCAGGGCCTCCCTGGCAGAGGTCGACGGCGACAGGATCGAGATTCAGAACGAAGAGGCGGCCCGTCGGCTGGAAACGGCATTGCGCGGCGCCGAGTATGCGGTCGCTGCGGTCAAGACGCAGGAGCGTCGTCGCCAAGCGCCGCCACCTCATGTGACTTCATCGTTGCAGCAGGATGCCGCGGCGCGGCTGCGGTTCTCGCCCAAGAAGACGATGAGCGTGGCACAGGCGCTCTATGAGGGGATCGATCTGGGCGACAAGGGCTCGGTGGGGCTGATCACATATATGCGCACCGACTCGACACGTGTGGCGAAGGAAGCACAGACCGCGGCGCGTACATTGATCAAACGCGAGTACGGTGCCGAATACTGCCCGGAGAAGACCCCCACCTACACCACCAAGAAGCGCACCCAGGATGCCCATGAGGCGATCCGGCCGACCTACTTCGACCTCCCGCCGGCAGTTGTGCGGCGCCATCTCTCGCCGGACCAGGTCAAACTCTACACCCTCATCTGGAATCGTTTCTTGGCGTCGCAGATGAGCCCGGCGACGATCGAGCGCACATCCGTGGACATCACCGCCGTTTCCGCGGCCAAGGGGAAGAGTGCAAAGCCGCAGACATACACGCTGAAAGCGGGCGCCGAGAAAGTGGTTTTCCCGGGATTTCTCAAGATCTATGAGGATGTTCCGGATGAGGACGCCAATGGCGCCAAGACCAACGGCCTGCCGCCTTTGGCCGAAGGCGACCCGCTCGTGATGGTCGACATCGACACCGAGCAACACTGGACCAAGCCGCCGCCGCGCTACTCGGAGGCCTCGCTGGTCCGCGAGTTGGAGGCCAATGGGATCGGGCGGCCGTCGACGTATGCCCAAATCATCGCCACGATCCTGGCGCGCAACTATGTCCGGCTGGACCAGCGGCGTCTGGTGCCGACCGACTTGGGTGACACGGTCAACTCGATTCTGGTGGACACATTCCCGGAGTTGTTCAACGTGGAATTCACCGCCGAGATGGAGACCGAGCTGGACCGGATTGAAGAGGGGAGCGAAACGTGGACCGAGATCATGAAGGCGTTCTACACGCCATTCTCGGCTTCCCTGGAACACGCCACCTCCCGCTCGGCGGCGATCAAGCAATCGCAGCGCGAGACACTCCCCGATCCCTGTCCTGATTGCGGTTCGCCCCTGGTGGTGCGGTGGTCGCGCTCAGGCAAGTTCATCGCCTGCTCGGCCTTCCCGAAGTGCCGATACACCAGTGACTTGAACTCCAACGGTGAGAAAGCCACCGAAACAACGGATCAGACATGTGAAAAGTGCGGCGCACCGATGGTGATCCGCACGGGGCGATTCGGACGCTTTCTGGCGTGTTCGGCCTACCCCGACTGCAGGAACACCAAGGCGATTCCCACAGGAGTCCGTTGCCCGGAGGAAGGGTGCGGCGGCGATTTGGTGCCGCGCCGAACGCGCGCCGGGCGAACATTCTATTCCTGCTCCAATTACCCGAAGTGCAAGTACGCGATCTGGGACCGCCCGGTCCCAAAAGAATGCCCGCAATGCGGCTCACAATTCATGCTCGCCAAGTCCACGAAGACTCGGGGCGAGCACTATGCCTGCCCGGCCTGCAAACATGTGGTGCCGGTGGAGGCGGTGCCCGAGCCAGTGGAAGCATAGCCCGCAAGCGCAACTCGACCGTCTGTCTGGCCCCCTGCCCGGCGACGTGCAGTGACGATGCCGAAGAGGGGGATAATGAGTGCTGTCCGTTCGTCAGGAGGGTGGAGGTGGTTCCGGTTGTGGCGGCGGCAGCTTGATGTCCGCCAGGATCCAGATGTTGAGCATTGCGTTCAACACCAGTATCATCCCGCACCGACGAAAGAAGTCGTTACCTGCAAGCGCTATTGATGCTTTTTCGTTCACCAATGCCGACCCCGATATGTCCCTGCCATCGATCTCGACTGTGCACCAGCTTCGAGTAACTGAAACCGGAGACCCATCCGCAACGGCGACGTCTGCAGAAACACCGTCGGGTAGATGGAGATTCGAAGCGAGGACCCGCGGCAGGAAGAGGAAACCGTCGAAACCCGTATCCGAGATTACGGACTGTTGAAGCCGAGTCCCGTCCGGGCCTCTCAGCCACAGCTCGGCCTTCGGAAGGCCGTTCTCAAAGTTCCCGATTAGCTGTGTCACCGAAGAGCGACGTGAGGTGATAGGCTCCGCCAAAACCGACTCGCATCAGGTGAAAGACCCCACCCGGACGACTGCTTTCCGCAGAAGCCACAGCCTCTTCTGGACTATCACCCAAGTAGTAGTCCCCCGATTGGACCTCAATCGCCACGTACAGTCCGATGTAGTTGGGCTCCAGTATCGCTTTCAGCTTGGTCGCGTAGATCTCACGACCTCTTTGGGCTCTTTCGTCCGGCATCATCTAATCCCCGTCCCTTCTCGGTCATCCCCCTACTGACCGGATCGGCCAGTACCGAGACCGGGATTACGGTCGAGTATTCTGCTGTTTCTCACCAACGCGCGACTTCGCGGTAACAACGCGGACCTGTCGGACACCTCATTCCGTGTCCGATAATTGTACGCATTTGTCGCGCAACCGCTTAGTAAAATCGCAATGATGGAACTCTACACCAATAGAAAGATAGCTCGCGCTACGGACCGCTAGTCAAGGGTTTTTTGGGGTCTTCTCTTGGCCAAGGGTCCGTTCACTGCCAGGTCTTAACAGGCGTTGTCGGCCGTCGGCGTTCATCATAACTTAGGTTCCGGCACAGGGTCAGACCTGCGAATGGGATGACCCGGTGGCCAATGCTTGGTGCCGCCGTGAGACATGCGGCACGCGCCAGAGGCGGGGGAGTGGCGGAGACATTGTCAACTTGGGTTGGTCGGTTCTATGAGGACCTTGCCGGGGCGCGCCGTTATTCTCCGCACACTGTGCGTGCCTATACGCGGGACCTCGCACGGTTCCTTCAGTTGCAGAATCTGACAGCGCTGGCCCCGTCGGATCGTGTCCTGACGCCGGCCTGTTTCAGCACCTTCCTGGCGTCTCTGGCGGTCGAGGGACTGTCCAATCGCTCGATCGCCCGCGCCGCGGCGGTCCTGCGGTCTTTTCTGGGATTTCTGTACCGTCAAGGGGCGACGGCGGACGATTGGACCGAACGGGTCCCTTCAGTCAAGTTCGCCCCAAGTCTGCCGCGTTTTCTCACTGAGGCGCAGATGCGCCAGTGGCTGGATGCCATGCCATCGGGGACACGATGGGAACGGCGGGATCGATGCCTCATTGAACTGATGTACGCGACCGGCGGGCGGGTGGCGGAGATCGTGGCACTGAACTGGGGTGACATCGACAGGGGATCCCAGATGGGACGGCTGCGCGGCAAGCGTGGCCGGGAACGGGTGGTTCCGGTGGGGGCGACGGCGGCGCGATCGCTGTCCCTGCTGGCTGCGGCAACCCCGGGGGAGGCGACGGCCTTCGGCGAGCCCGTGTTTGTCAATCGTCGCGGTGGACGTCTGACTGCTCGTTCGGTGGAGCGCATTGTGCTGCGGACCTTTGCCCGCTTGGTCGGTGGACGAACCTCACCGCACAAGCTGCGGCACACGTGCGCGACGCATATGTTGGATCGGGGTGCGGACCTCCTGGCGCTGCAACAACTCCTTGGTCATCAGAATGTCGCCACGACACAGATCTACACGCATACGACGCCGCACCGCCTGGCGGAGGTCTACAGGGCGTTCTTTCCCGATGAACAGAAACGATAGGGAGTGTCCGACAAGATGAACCAAATCGGTCCCGCTGTTGAAAAAGCAGGTTCCTCGCCCCGCTCGGAACGACAGACTTGGCTTGGTGAACAAGACTCCTCCTGTCACCCCGAGCGAAGCGAGGGGTCTGCTGTTCCGGCGCTACAACTTCATCCTGGCCGGTTCGAAAAGGGAGTCTGACATGTGGCATGCGACGACAATCCTCGGGCTGACGGTGCGCGGACAGACGGCCATGGGCGGCGACGGTCAGGTCACGTTTGAAGACACGATCATGAAGCACACGGCGCAGAAGGTACGACGTCTGGCCGATGGACGCATCCTGGCGGGTTTCGCCGGGGCCTCCGCCGACGCCTTCACGTTGTTCGAGCGCTTCGAAATGAAGTTGGAGGATTTCAGCGGAAACCTGCCGCGCGCCGCCGTCGAGTTGGCGAAGGACTGGCGGATGGACAAATACCTGCGCCGTCTGGAGGCGCTCTTGGCGGTCATCGACAGTCAGCACGGACTGGTCATCTCCGGAAACGGCGACGTGATCGAGCCCGATGACGGGATCGTCGTCATCGGCTCCGGAGCGCCCTATGCTCTGGCCGCGGCCCGGGCGCTGGTTCGTCACACTAAAATGAACGCCGACCAGATCGTGCGCACCGCGCTGGAGATCACCGCTGATATTTGCGTCTTCACCAACAAAGACATCACTATCGAGGTATTGTAGAACCGCATGGTCCCCGCCCGGACACACCGAATCGAAGCGCCGGCCGATCCCGCGCTGCGCGCCGAGTTGACGCCGCACGAGATCGTGGCGGAACTGAACCGTTATATCATCGGCCAGGACAAGGCCAAGAAGTCGGTGGCGATTGCCCTGCGCAACCGTTGGCGGCGCCAGAAGGTACAGGGGCCGCTGCGTGAAGAGATCCTCCCGAACAACATCATCATGATCGGGCCGACGGGAGTCGGGAAGACCGAGATTGCGCGGCGTTTGGCGGCGCTGGCGAATGCGCCGTTCCTGAAGGTCGAAGCGTCAAAATACACCGAGGTCGGATACGTCGGGCGCGATGTCGAGTCGATGGTGCGTGATCTGATCGATCTGGCGGTGGCGATGATCAAGCGGGAGCGGGCGGGAAAGGTTGCCGAGCGCGCCACCGAACTGGCCGACGAGCGCGTGCTCGACATCCTCTTGCCACCGCCGCCGAAACGACCGCGCCCCGACAATGTCGAGCCGCCGACCGATGAAGCGCGGGCCAAGTGGGAACGAACACGGGGAAAGCTGCGTGTCCAACTCAAGGCCGACCTTTTGGACGACAAACAGATCGAGCTCGACATCCCCGAGGGACGCTATCCGGTCATCGAGGTCTTTTCTCCCTCCGGCATGGAGGAGCTCGGCGTCAACATGCAGGAGCTCTTCTCGGGGATGATCCCCAAGAAGCACAAGCGGAGGAAGATGTCGGTCGCCGATGCGCGCCGGGTCCTCACGGCCGAGGAGATCGACAAGCTGGTCGACATGGACGACGTGATCGGCCAGGCGATGGCCCGGGCGGAGAATTCCGGCATCGTGTTCATCGACGAGATCGACAAGATCGCCGGGGAGCGGTCCAAGACCGGGGGACCGGATGTCTCCCGTGAGGGGGTGCAACGGGACATCCTGCCGATTGTCGAGGGGACGAACGTGATGACGAAGTACGGCATGGTGAAGACCGATCATGTCCTCTTCATCGCCGCCGGGGCGTTTCACATCTCCAAGCCGTCGGATCTCATCCCCGAGCTGCAGGGGCGCTTTCCCATTCGCGTGGAGCTGGACAGTCTCGGCGCGGCGGATTTCGTGCGCATTCTCACGGAGCCGCAGAACGCGCTCATCAAACAGTACAAGGCGCTGCTGGCGACAGAAGGGATCGAGGTCGAGTTCACGACCGGAGCGGTGGAGGAGATCGCGGCGACCGCACATCTGGTCAATGAACGGATGGAGAACATCGGCGCGCGGCGATTACACACGGTGATGACCACGCTCTTGGAGGACTTGATGTTCCGCGCCCCGGGCGAGAAGGCACGCAAAGTCACATTCGACAAGCGGGACGTACAGAAGACGTTGCGGGATATCGTCGAGGATGAGGACTTGAGCCGGTATATCTTGTGACGGGTGCGAAAGAGACAGCAGATGCCTCACTGCGTTCGGCATGACAGTGTGTGGCATCCTGATCCGTGAGTGGGCTGATCTGAAATACGGAGTTGAGAATGGCGAGGACCAAGAGCAAGACACGTCCCAAGACGTCAGGAGCCGGCAAGGGCAGTGCGAAGAAGACGCCGGCCCGCAAGGTCGCAAGCCCGTTCGACCGTTCGGGGATGCCGCGCGGGGTGCTGAGCAAGGACTTCCTGCGCATCACCGATTTCACGTCGGCGGAAGTGCGGGCCACACTCGATTGGGCGATGGCATGGAAGGCGGGGAAGGTGGCGCCGCGTCCGCTGGTGAGTCAGACGGCAGGGTTGATCTTCCACAAGCCGTCGCTGCGCACGCGTCAGAGCTTCGAGGCGGGAATCAACCGTCTCGGCGGTCACCCGATGTTCATTAGAGACGATGAAATCAAGCTCGGCGTGCGCGAGTCCATTCATGACGTGGCCAAGGTGATGTCGCGCTATCTGGGACTGATCGTCATTCGCACGTTCAAGCAATCGGACGTCGACGAGCTGGCCCATCATGCGTCGATCCCGGTGATCAACGCCCTCACCGATGCCCACCACCCGTGTCAGGTGCTGGGGGATATTCTCACTGCGCGCGAGCATCTGAAACGCATCGACAATCTGGTCGTCGCCTTCGTCGGCGACGGGAACAACGTCTTCCATTCCTGGGCCGATCTCGCGGCACGCATCCCGATGGATCTGCGTCTGGCGACGTCGCCTGAGACCATGCCGGATGCCAAGATCGTGGCCGAGGCCCGTGCCGCCGGGTTGTCCCGGATCACGATCACGCACGATGCGCACGAAGCGGTCCGCGAGGCCGACATCATCTACACCGACGTCTGGGCCTCAATGGGGCAGAAAGACCAGGCCGAGGCCAAGGCGCAACTGCTCAAACCGTTCCAGGTGAATGCCGATCTTGTCAGGGAAGCCCGGCCCACGGCGATTGTGATGCACTGCCTCCCGGCCGAGCGCGGACGCGAGATCACCGACGAGGTGATCGACGGTCCGCAATCGGTGGTGTTCGATGAGGCGGAGAATCGTCTCTGGGTGCAGGGCGCGATCATCGCGCAGCTTATGGCGCGGCGCGGTTGACCTGACACTCTAACAAGGAGTCGGCAATGAGGGGACAGCGGTGCGGTGTCTTCACCGTCGTGCTGTGCGGGGTGGTGCTGACCCTGGCGGTGGCCGGATGCTCCGGCGACAAGGGGAATGGCCCGAGCGGCAACATGACGAAAGGCGAGCAGTACGAGGAGATGGGACCATTCATGGAAGAACTCGTGGTCTCGACGGTCGATGAGTTCGGGACCGAGTTTTGGGACGGGGTCGACGAGGGTGATGTGAGCCAGAGTGTGCCGATTCGGATACCGGGGTCGGGGAAGCGGGTCGCCGCGCACTCCGATTCCCTTTCGATTATCTACTACCCCCTCCGGGGTTGGTGGATCATCACGGCGCAGCTCGACGTCGACTCGGAAAACGTCAGCGGATCGGTGCAACTGCGCGACTCGGTTCGGTTCGAGACGGTCGCCGGTGTCCCCCAGGCGCAGCCTGATGCGACCACCTATCGGTTCCGCCACGGCGGTTGGCTGACGATGACCCTGGAGGGATCAGAAGACGGCACGGAGGTCACGTTCGGAATGACCGCCGGGCGCGCAGCCGATGTCGTGGGATTGAATGGCGACGTGGCGACGGTAAATGGCAGTTCCGCGGGCTCCTTTGACTTGCACGGTTCCGACGACGAAGGAAGCGCCGATCTGACATTCGAGTTTGAGACCAGCGTGAGTCAGGTGGACATCCCCGTCACTCCGGGGAATTACTGTCCCACCGATGGATCGATGCACGCGAACATCCAGATCGACTTTGACATCAGAAGCGATTCCGCGCATGCACAGGCGAAAGGTGCATGGGACGCTGACGTCGACTTCACCGGCAACGGCGGCTACGACATCACGGTCAGCTCCGGCGATTTCAGCGCGGAGAAGACGGGCACGCTCGAATGCGCCCAGCCGTATTGAGATAACCGATCGCGATTGATCAACCCCGCCCCGCGTGATATGGGGCGGGGTTCTTCTTTGGATGTGGTCCATCGCGCGTGCCTCTGGCAACTTGATCGCAGAGACGGTCAGCGGTATTCTCTTGGTAGCCAGGGAGCCGCGATGCAGGAGATCATTCGCAACAACGTCTGCTTTGTGTGCGGGGATGGGAACCGCGATGGGTTGCACATCCGTTTCTTCGTGGACGGTGATCAAGCGGTCGCCGCGTATACGCCGGAGGCGAAGTACCAGGGGTTTCAGGGAATCCTCCACGGCGGGTTGACCGCGACTCTCCTGGATGAAATCATGGCCAAGGCGGTGCTGTCGCGGCAGCGCTGGGCGATGACGGTGGAAATGAACGTCCGGTACAAGAAGGCGATTCCGATCGGCGAGAGCCTGCGTCTTGTGGGGCGGGTGACGCGGGAAGTGGGGCGATTGCTGGAGACAGCCGCCGAGATCGTTGGCCCCGATGGCCAGGTCTATGCGAGCGCCACCGGAAAATACCTGGAAGCGGCGGCCAAGGTGGGGAAGCTGGGGTAGGCGGACTCGTGTGGCCGCAGTAGTCGACGAAGTGCGGAAATGGCCGTCCCAATGGCGCATCAGCGACTCCCTCACCCGATCCGCCAGAGGCGCCGTGCCTGCCGGCAGGCAGGGATCGACCTCTCCCGAAGGGAGAGGTTAGCGCCGTGAGGTCTCCGCTCCGGAACGCTACGAAGTTCTTCGAGCGCTCACTTCGGTTCGGTTGTGCGCAATCCTCTGCGCACCAGTAGCGATACCGTGATCCTTACGATCCCTCCCCGACAGCGGCCTGACGTTCAATCGGTTGGGAGACAACAAGATCGAGTCCGCGGGCGGGTGCTGCCGCCACGTCCGTGTCCCGGCATTGCGCTTGCAGAAGGCAACGCCGGAGGTCGGGATCACGGCTGCGTGATCCGGCCTACGGACTCTCTATGCGCTGCTACTTCTGGGGTACCAACAACCGCACGGATCGCGCTCAGCGCGGGCGCGGTGTCATCTCCTTCGCAATTCCCGATTGGGGCGTGCAATTCCGCGCCGCGCAGATCGGCACCGCCAGCGAATGCGAGTACTCGGCGCTCCTCTCGCTTCTGCGATTCGTCGAGAACAACCCCAGAGTTTTCGAGGGGAAGAAGCTCGCCATCTGCACCGATGCCGCGGCGCTGGTCTATCAGGTGAATCGTAAACTCCCGGTCGCCCCGTCCGAAGTGAACCTGTGGGAACGTGTGACGACGTGGCGCGATCGTGTCCCCTTCGAGTTGGTCTGGGTTCCCTCCGAGCAGAACGCCGCCATCGGTGGCGTCCTCGATTTGGCGCCGATGACCCTGAAGAAACCGCTCTCGCACACGCACCTGGATCTGAAGAATACCCCCGACAAGCAGTCTCCCGGCAGCCCACGTGTGTAGCGCCTGAGGTACCACATCGCACGCGCGCGGCATTCCGGCGAATGAACCAATTCCCGCGGCGGCGGTACACTCTCATGGTGCCGGCCCCGGCTCTGAGGTGGTGCTGGAGATGCCGATACCGTTTGGAGAACCGCCCCAGCCAGACGATATTGTGTTTGGGTGCCCTCTGTTGCGGGCAGTCAACGAACTCCACTTCCGTCGTAGCGAGCAAACACGATGAAGTCTCCACACGTGATCGTGCTCAGTTGCCTGTTGTTGGCTGCTCTCCCCATGGCCTGGGGTGCTGATGCCCTTTCGGTTGTGCCCGTACGGTCTGTTTCCTTCGAGGGAGTCTCGCATTGGGTCGCCCTCGGCCCCGGTGGATGGGCTCAAGCGGAACAGAGCCGTGTCCAGTTCATCGGCGCGGACAGCAGTGTCCGCGCCACCATCAACCTCGAGGGAAAAGAAGTCCTGGTGAGTGAGGCCGGCGCCTCGGTCATCGGCGTGTTGGTGTATGCCGATCAGCAGCCGAGCCTGCTGCGGGTCAAGCAGTTCTCCCTCTACGATGACCAGGGGCGCAGGCGACTCAGTCTGAATGATCCGATCTTCAACAACGCCGTCGTCGCCCCCGGAGGCAATGCCTTCGTCGGCTTGAAGGGCGCCGAGGATTTTCCGCGTCAGGAGTTGTTGTTTTACGACGGCAGTGGCCAACTCTTGGGGTCGGATTCGGTCACGAACTTCGCGGGTGGGAGATTCTGCGCGGACGGGTCACGTTTCCTCTTTGAGACCGGCGGTGCAGGGCTCCAGGTGGCCACCGCCGATGGGCAGTTGGCACATGTCATCGGGCCGGTTGAGACTTGGGGATGCTCCGCGGACGGGCGGCTTGTCGGTGTGGCTTGGCGCGGGCGGTTGCGCTTCATCCGCGACGGCAAACCGATCGGGAGCGTGACCTGGCCCGATCCCGACGAACGTATCAGGGCCATCGCCGTCGCCGATGACGGACTG
It encodes:
- a CDS encoding YicC/YloC family endoribonuclease, giving the protein MVNSMTGFGRGEVARDGFKATFELSSVNSRYLEVSLRLPRWLLALEAPLRAIVDARLSRGKVYGQLSWERTEWAPTQTFNEPLADWYIETLKGLAARHQMSAEFSVGALVGLSDLWSVRNESPDEQIEALLREALTSALDQLQRSRESEGQALAADLTQRLARVDELLGQIRARAAEVPQALREKLTARVTELFGNGGYDPQRLAQEVAYMAERADITEECVRLDVHVRQFKTTLAGREAAGRRLNFLTQEMNREANTIGSKSASWELSTLVVELKEELERIREQVQNIE
- the gmk gene encoding guanylate kinase; this translates as MKSRWIGTGLLVVISAPSGGGKTTVIRALRHRRPEFWYSVSVTTRPRRRGERDGVHYHFITPAQFAALRSRRALVEWARVHDHHYGTPRANLERARRAGRVLLFDIDVQGAASLRRSDPDMVSIFLRPPSFAELRRRLLGRRSEGTGERARRLVTARRELARADEYDYIVTNEHVPQCVSDCEAIIRAELLRRERRKSLV
- the rpoZ gene encoding DNA-directed RNA polymerase subunit omega, giving the protein MTIDLTTHTETDAEPVADPQSFAPAPVRVERSRIHHGRSHRAPLISLENVRQHARNRYEGVLIAAARARQLNAKKVALEERGMEEALELKRMKMTSHALQELMGGKIEVQRREEGL
- the topA gene encoding type I DNA topoisomerase, which encodes MAKKLVVVESPAKTRTLQKFLGGGYSVTATMGHLVDLPSKRIGVDIDNDFQPEYVNIEGKDKIVRALSQEAKKAEIIYLAPDPDREGEAIAWHVARLLKGMRAKIKRASFNEITKSAVTTALAEAGEIDKHKVDAQQARRVLDRLVGYQISPFLWKTVCRGLSAGRVQSVALRLVCEREALIRAFVPQEYWTIDVELYKQKDKKKSTFRASLAEVDGDRIEIQNEEAARRLETALRGAEYAVAAVKTQERRRQAPPPHVTSSLQQDAAARLRFSPKKTMSVAQALYEGIDLGDKGSVGLITYMRTDSTRVAKEAQTAARTLIKREYGAEYCPEKTPTYTTKKRTQDAHEAIRPTYFDLPPAVVRRHLSPDQVKLYTLIWNRFLASQMSPATIERTSVDITAVSAAKGKSAKPQTYTLKAGAEKVVFPGFLKIYEDVPDEDANGAKTNGLPPLAEGDPLVMVDIDTEQHWTKPPPRYSEASLVRELEANGIGRPSTYAQIIATILARNYVRLDQRRLVPTDLGDTVNSILVDTFPELFNVEFTAEMETELDRIEEGSETWTEIMKAFYTPFSASLEHATSRSAAIKQSQRETLPDPCPDCGSPLVVRWSRSGKFIACSAFPKCRYTSDLNSNGEKATETTDQTCEKCGAPMVIRTGRFGRFLACSAYPDCRNTKAIPTGVRCPEEGCGGDLVPRRTRAGRTFYSCSNYPKCKYAIWDRPVPKECPQCGSQFMLAKSTKTRGEHYACPACKHVVPVEAVPEPVEA
- a CDS encoding tyrosine-type recombinase/integrase, whose product is MAETLSTWVGRFYEDLAGARRYSPHTVRAYTRDLARFLQLQNLTALAPSDRVLTPACFSTFLASLAVEGLSNRSIARAAAVLRSFLGFLYRQGATADDWTERVPSVKFAPSLPRFLTEAQMRQWLDAMPSGTRWERRDRCLIELMYATGGRVAEIVALNWGDIDRGSQMGRLRGKRGRERVVPVGATAARSLSLLAAATPGEATAFGEPVFVNRRGGRLTARSVERIVLRTFARLVGGRTSPHKLRHTCATHMLDRGADLLALQQLLGHQNVATTQIYTHTTPHRLAEVYRAFFPDEQKR
- the hslV gene encoding ATP-dependent protease subunit HslV; translated protein: MWHATTILGLTVRGQTAMGGDGQVTFEDTIMKHTAQKVRRLADGRILAGFAGASADAFTLFERFEMKLEDFSGNLPRAAVELAKDWRMDKYLRRLEALLAVIDSQHGLVISGNGDVIEPDDGIVVIGSGAPYALAAARALVRHTKMNADQIVRTALEITADICVFTNKDITIEVL
- the hslU gene encoding ATP-dependent protease ATPase subunit HslU — protein: MVPARTHRIEAPADPALRAELTPHEIVAELNRYIIGQDKAKKSVAIALRNRWRRQKVQGPLREEILPNNIIMIGPTGVGKTEIARRLAALANAPFLKVEASKYTEVGYVGRDVESMVRDLIDLAVAMIKRERAGKVAERATELADERVLDILLPPPPKRPRPDNVEPPTDEARAKWERTRGKLRVQLKADLLDDKQIELDIPEGRYPVIEVFSPSGMEELGVNMQELFSGMIPKKHKRRKMSVADARRVLTAEEIDKLVDMDDVIGQAMARAENSGIVFIDEIDKIAGERSKTGGPDVSREGVQRDILPIVEGTNVMTKYGMVKTDHVLFIAAGAFHISKPSDLIPELQGRFPIRVELDSLGAADFVRILTEPQNALIKQYKALLATEGIEVEFTTGAVEEIAATAHLVNERMENIGARRLHTVMTTLLEDLMFRAPGEKARKVTFDKRDVQKTLRDIVEDEDLSRYIL